One Roseomonas sp. OT10 DNA window includes the following coding sequences:
- a CDS encoding glycosyltransferase — MAEATAAAPLPLDLVFDVSDLVLHFHHRRMPTGIQRVQCGLVGAALRGPAAAETRLGCVVFNPDSCAWQALPAPLLLDLIRLSGTGTELAAPDWQAALEAADAALRAAPRHAFARGTMLVNLGNSWGLPDYFRGLRAAQRDSGLRYIPFLHDCVPLVVPEHCELRMVQDYARWFSAMAVHAHGILCNSQSTLAEGRDQLARLLPGLDLPMGVIRLDADPRPDGAPPDPGALAGLPGFRPGQPYALFVATVESRKDHLLVFRAWLSLIRRLGAARVPQLVCVGHKGWHAEAALAFRENSRELRRQVVLLHDVPDNALAALYEGCRFTIYNSFHEGWGLPVTESLAHGKVPVVPRHSALIESGAPGAVFFTPQHEPELTDTLERLIAEPGALEATEAAIPPGGGLRHWAVLKDEMLADLRAMAARPATTPENRLQIEPGRAYDMVQGEETQPALAVALRQMLREGPGWNLPEAWGVWSRGGTATLAVPLPAGASGRWRLYLDIVAPVGGGPVHVRVEALGEELAGGEVAPARGQGGCVLSFDLPEEARLLLAEIESTPFRPAGEIRILGAGLRRVMLCREDDLLSRLGWLEHHQLAPLIG, encoded by the coding sequence GTGGCCGAGGCGACCGCGGCCGCGCCCCTGCCGCTGGATCTCGTCTTCGACGTCTCGGACCTGGTGCTGCACTTCCACCACCGGCGCATGCCGACGGGCATTCAGCGTGTGCAGTGCGGGCTGGTCGGCGCCGCGCTCCGGGGCCCGGCGGCAGCGGAGACGCGGCTGGGCTGCGTGGTCTTCAACCCGGATTCCTGTGCCTGGCAGGCCCTGCCGGCGCCGCTGCTGCTGGACCTGATCCGGCTGTCCGGCACCGGCACGGAGCTTGCGGCACCGGACTGGCAGGCGGCGCTGGAGGCGGCCGATGCGGCGCTGCGCGCCGCGCCGCGCCATGCCTTCGCGCGCGGGACGATGCTGGTGAACCTGGGCAACTCCTGGGGCCTGCCGGACTACTTCCGCGGCCTGCGTGCCGCCCAGCGCGACAGCGGGCTGCGCTACATCCCCTTCCTGCACGACTGCGTGCCGCTGGTGGTGCCGGAGCACTGCGAACTGCGCATGGTGCAGGACTATGCCCGCTGGTTCTCCGCCATGGCGGTGCATGCCCACGGCATCCTGTGCAACTCGCAGAGCACGCTGGCCGAGGGCCGGGACCAGCTCGCCCGCCTCCTGCCGGGGCTCGACCTGCCGATGGGGGTGATCCGGCTGGATGCCGATCCACGCCCGGACGGCGCCCCGCCCGATCCCGGGGCCCTGGCCGGGCTGCCGGGCTTCCGGCCGGGGCAGCCCTATGCCCTCTTCGTCGCCACGGTGGAAAGCCGCAAGGACCACCTGCTGGTGTTCCGTGCCTGGCTCTCGCTGATCCGCCGGCTCGGCGCGGCCCGGGTGCCGCAGCTCGTCTGCGTCGGCCACAAGGGCTGGCACGCCGAGGCGGCGCTGGCCTTCCGCGAGAACAGCCGGGAGCTGCGGCGGCAGGTGGTGCTGCTGCACGACGTGCCGGACAACGCCCTGGCCGCGCTCTACGAGGGCTGCCGCTTCACCATCTACAACTCCTTCCACGAGGGCTGGGGCCTGCCGGTCACGGAGAGCCTGGCGCACGGCAAGGTGCCCGTGGTGCCGCGCCACTCCGCCCTCATCGAGTCCGGCGCGCCCGGCGCCGTCTTCTTCACCCCGCAGCATGAGCCGGAGCTGACGGACACCCTGGAGCGGCTGATCGCCGAGCCGGGCGCGCTGGAGGCAACGGAGGCGGCGATCCCGCCCGGCGGCGGCCTGCGCCACTGGGCGGTGCTGAAGGACGAGATGCTGGCGGACCTGCGCGCCATGGCGGCCCGCCCCGCCACCACGCCGGAGAACCGGCTGCAGATCGAGCCTGGCCGGGCCTATGACATGGTGCAGGGCGAGGAGACGCAACCCGCCCTGGCCGTGGCGCTGCGCCAGATGCTGCGCGAGGGACCCGGCTGGAACCTGCCCGAGGCGTGGGGCGTCTGGAGCCGCGGCGGCACGGCGACGCTGGCGGTGCCGCTGCCGGCCGGGGCGAGCGGACGCTGGCGCCTCTACCTCGACATCGTGGCCCCCGTCGGCGGCGGCCCGGTGCATGTCCGGGTGGAGGCGCTGGGCGAGGAGCTGGCCGGGGGCGAGGTGGCGCCGGCCCGCGGCCAGGGCGGCTGCGTCCTCTCCTTCGACCTGCCGGAGGAGGCGCGGCTGCTGCTGGCGGAGATCGAGAGCACGCCGTTCCGCCCGGCGGGGGAAATCCGCATCCTGGGCGCCGGGCTGCGCCGGGTGATGCTGTGCCGGGAGGACGACCTGCTCTCCCGCCTCGGCTGGCTGGAACACCACCAGCTCGCGCCCCTGATCGGCTGA